The Ciconia boyciana chromosome 32, ASM3463844v1, whole genome shotgun sequence genome includes a window with the following:
- the CAMTA2 gene encoding LOW QUALITY PROTEIN: calmodulin-binding transcription activator 2 (The sequence of the model RefSeq protein was modified relative to this genomic sequence to represent the inferred CDS: inserted 7 bases in 5 codons; deleted 2 bases in 1 codon) — protein sequence MSSKEPTEVSERSPLKVFLPRKLVECLPKCPVLPKEQLRWNTNEEIASYLITFEKHDEWLSCSPKTRPQNGSVILYNRKKVKYRKDGYCWKKRKDGKTTREDHMKLKVQGVECLYGCYVHSSMVPTFHRRWYWLLQNPDIVLVHYLNVPAMEECGRPCGPPLCAGGPPLCAAAADPREWLKWSQEELVAQLRPMFHGVKWGCGNGGXPAGLSLEQLVQHVLESHQARPPPXTHACLCAGGSGTPGHKCGSTKHRIISPKVERGRAGRRPSPQSRPSSPDTTQPSPGLGGXPKDPPFPPGLPLLVVANLGGAAPGGPENPLGLTPSQHLVTPEGSCPTALPHGASVGLPHTAPPPAFDPDCFLNSPRRGQTYGCEAEAPPGAPRPPKLGGDDDDEEEEEGGGRRRRRHPQPPAELVAAXHPAPFALPFAELLAGDGGSPPPHASPPPHAPPSPPXPPPEPPAAITDFSPEWSYPEGGVKVLITGPWGAGAYSCLFDRVSVPAALVQPGVLRCYCPPHEAGVAALRVACPPRLLSAAVPFEYRARGTTTGTPGSQLDWLSLAGEGGPPQAQFRLSILERLEQLETRLGAPPPAPLPPRGPPAGTAPDPAPEQGPGSSFEARVVAVCEAMMARPGWPGTASGTASGTALAHGATFRGMTLLHLAAAQGYAGLVEALQRWRALAADSLELEQEVDPLNVDHFSCTPLMWACALGHREAAERLCRWDRRALAVPDTLGRLPLALARARGHLALVTRLEELQPQLSPASPRCHLPGLRVPSPLSASPDTGLSTASSLSSPRGSRRDPPPAPRGRELGAAPQPPRRRRRPAEVVTLARQIIEATPERIKQEAPGGPPGTLGTAAGTAAGTPGTPGLSAAMAWLATYLESVDRPPAPPHRAEPPSRGAPGVPERPPPPPSAAAWAEFLNASGGARGEGAVALLTLSDQEQHELYEAARLVQGAFRKYRGRRLKEQQEMAAAVIQRCYRKYKQFALYQRMTQAAILIQSKFRSYAEQKRFQRRRRAAVLIQQRYRSHREHQRLAQGHWGTLGTRDIPVRGVLTLPPLPSPPPRGSFLTIRQDQAARKIMRFLRRCRHRMEELKQSQQVDSLQPRGLAS from the exons ATGAGCAGTAAGGAACCCACCGAGGTCTCTG agaggagcCCCCTGAAGGTTTTCCTGCCCCGGAAGCTGGTGGAGTGTCTGCCCAAATGCCCCGTCCTGCCCAAGGAGCAGCTGCGCTGGAACACCAACGAG GAAATCGCCTCCTATCTCATCACCTTCGAGAAACACGACGAGtggctctcctgctcccccaagACCAg GCCGCAGAACGGCTCCGTCATCCTCTACAACCGGAAGAAGGTGAAGTACCGCAAGGACGGCTACTGCTGGAAGAAGCGCAAGGACGGCAAGACCACCCGCGAGGACCACATGAAGCTGAAGGTGCAGGGGGTGGAG TGCCTCTACGGCTGCTACGTCCACTCCTCCATGGTCCCCACCTTCCACCGCCGCTGGTACTGGCTGCTGCAG AACCCCGACATCGTCTTGGTTCACTACCTGAACGTCCCGGCCATGGAGGAGTGCGGGCGGCCCTGCGGCCCCCCGCTTTGCGCCGGCGGCCCCCCGCTttgcgccgccgccgccgaccCCCGCGAGTGGCTCAAGTGGTCGCAGGAGGAGCTCGTCGCCCAGCTCCGCCCCATGT TTCACGGGGTGAAGTGGGGCTGCGGTAACGGGG CCCCGGCCGGGCTCTCgctggagcagctggtgcaGCACGTCCTGGAGAGCCACCAAGCGCGGCCGCCCCC CACCCACGCCTGCCTCTGCGCCGGGGGCT caggcaccccaggcCACAAGTGCGGCAGCACCAAACACCGCATCATCTCCCCCAAAGTggagcgggggcgggcggggcggcggccgaGCCCCCAAAGCCGCCCCTCCTCCCCCGACACCACCCAACCCTCCCCGGGCCTGGGGG CCCCGAAGgaccccccatttcccccaggCCTCCCCCTTTTGGTAGTGGCCAATTTagggggggcggccccggggggacCCGAAAATCCCTTGGGTCTGACCCCCAGCCAGCACCTGGTGACCCCCGAaggctcctgccccacggcgctgCCCCACGGCGCCTCCGTGGGCCTGCCCCACAccgcgcccccccccgccttcgACCCCGATTGCTTCCTCAACAGCCCCCGCCGGGGCCAAACCTACGGCTGCGAGGCCGAAgccccccccggcgccccccggcccccaaaATTAGGGGGTGACGACGacgacgaggaggaggaggaaggcggggggcgccggcggcggcgacacccccagccccccgcagAGCTCGTCGCCG GGCACCCAGCCCCCTTCGCCCTCCCCTTCGCCGAGCTGCTGGCGGGCGACGGcgggtcccccccaccccacgcgagccccccaccccacgcacccccttcccctcc gcccccgcccgAGCCGCCCGCGGCCATCACCGATTTCTCCCCGGAGTGGTCCTACCCCGAG GGTGGGGTGAAGGTGCTGATCACGGGGCCGTGGGGTGCCGGCGCCTACAGCTGCCTCTTCGACCGGGTGTCGGTGCCGGCCGCCCTGGTCCAGCCGGGCGTCCTGCGCTGCTACTGTCCCC CGCACGAGGCGGGCGTGGCCGCCCTGCGGGTGGCCTGTCCCCCCCGGCTCCTCTCGGCCGCTGTCCCCTTCGAGTACCGGGCGCGGGGGACGACGACGGGGACCCCCGGATCCCAGCTGGACTGGCTGTCCCttgccggggaggggggaccccccc AGGCGCAGTTCCGCCTGTCCATCCTGGAgcggctggagcagctggagacTCGCCTGggggccccgccccccgcgcccctccccccgcggggccccccggca ggcaccgcccCCGACCCCGCCCCGGAGCAG GGGCCGGGGTCCTCCTTCGAGGCCCGGGTGGTGGCCGTCTGCGAGGCCATGATGGCACGGCCGGGCTGGCCGGGGACGGCGTCGGGGACGGCGTCGGGGACGGCGCTGGCCCACGGGGCCACCTTCCGCGGGATGACGCTGCTGCACCTGGCGGCCGCCCAGGGCTACGCCGGCCTGGTGGAGGCCCTGCAGCGCTGGCG GGCGCTGGCGGCCGACAGcctggagctggagcaggaggtCGACCCCCTCAACGTGGACCATTTCTCCTGCACCCCCCTG ATGTGGGCGTGCGCCCTGGGTCACCGGGAGGCGGCGGAGCGGCTGTGCCGCTGGGACCGGCGGGCGCTGGCCGTCCCCGACACCCTGGGGCGGCTGCCGCTGGCCCTGGCCCGCGCCCGCGGCCACCTGGCCCTTGTCACCCgcctggaggagctgcagccacagctgtCACCCGCGTCCCCGCGCTGTCACCTCCCCGGCCTGCGCGTCCCCTCCCCGCTCTCCGCCAGCCCTGACACAG gGCTGAGCACGGccagcagcctctcctcccctcgGGGCTCTCGGAGGGacccgcccccggccccccgagGACGAGAGTtgggggctgccccccagcccccccgacGCCGACGACGCCCT gcGGAGGTGGTGACGCTGGCCCGGCAGATCATCGAGGCCACCCCCGAGCGCATCAAGCAGGAGGCGCCGGGGGGGCCCccggggacactggggacggcggcggggacggcggcggggACGCCGGGGACGCCGGGGCTGAGCGCCGCCATGGCCTGGCTGGCCACGTACCTGGAGAGCGTCgaccgcccccccgcccccccccacaG agcGGAGCCGCCATcccggggggccccgggggtccccgagcggccgcccccccccccctcggCGGCCGCCTGGGCCGAGTTCCTCAACGCCtcggggggggcgcggggcgaaGGCGCCGTCGCCCTCCTCACCCTCTCCGACCAGGAGCAGCACGAGCTCTACGAGGCCGCCCGCCTCGTGCAGGGCGCCTTCCGCAAGTACCGG GGCCGGAGgctgaaggagcagcaggagatggcGGCCGCCGTCATCCAGCGCTGCTACCGCAAGTATAAGCAG TTCGCGCTGTACCAGCGGATGACGCAGGCGGCCATCCTCATCCAGAGCAAGTTCCGCAGCTACGCCGAGCAGAAGCGGTtccagcggcggcggcgcgcggcCGTCCTCATCCAGCAGCGCTACCGCAGCCACCGCGAGCACCAGCGCCTGGCGCAggg gcactggg GGAcgctggggacaagggaca TCCCCGTCCGCGGGGtcctcaccctccctcccctcccgtcccctccccccAGGGGCTCCTTCCTCACCATCCGGCAGGACCAGGCGGCCCGGAAGATCATGCGGTTCCTGCGGCGCTGCCGCCAccg GATGGAGGAGCTGAAGCAGAGCCAGCAGGTGGACAGTTTACAGCCGCGGGGCCTGGCCTCGTGA
- the SPAG7 gene encoding sperm-associated antigen 7, translating to MAELDLLGSILSSMERPPAAADGEARRRAREQAARVKKLQEQEKRQKVEFRKRMEQEVSQFIQASGEPRRRFQPMSKIERSILHDVAEVAGLTSFSFGDDEDSRYVMVFKKELAAQQEEAELQRGPAPPGPPNDYKDKYRHLIGSDAAKAAARTMEANKAYGCVPVANKRDTRSIEEAMNEIRAKKRLRQAEDEGGPGGLGG from the exons ATGGCGGAGCTGGATCTGCTGGGCTCCATCCTCAGCTCCATGGAGCGGCCGCCCGCGGCCGCCGACGGGGAAGCGCGGCGCCGGGCGAGGG aaCAAGCCGCTCGCGTGaagaagctgcaggagcaggagaagcGGCAGAAGGTCGAGTTCAGGAAGAGG ATGGAGCAGGAGGTCTCCCAGTTCATCCAGGCCAGCGGGGAGCCCCGGCGCCGCTTCCAGCCCATGAGCAAGATCGAGAGGAGCATCCT GCACGACGTGGCGGAGGTGGCCGGGCTGACGTCCTTCTCCTTCGGGGACGACGAGGACAGTCGCTACGTCATGGTGTTCAAGAag gagctggcagcccAGCAGGAGGAGGCGGAGCTTCAGCgtggccccgcccctcccggcccccccaACGACTACAAGGATAAATACCGGCACCTGATTGGCTCCGACGCCGCCAAAGCCGCCGCCCGCACCATGGAGGCCAATAAGGCTTACGGCTGCG tgCCGGTGGCCAACAAGCGGGACACGCGCTCCATCGAGGAGGCCATGAACGAGATCCGGGCCAAGAAGCGGCTGCGGCAGGCGGAGGAcgagggggggccggggggcctCGGC GGGTGA
- the ENO3 gene encoding beta-enolase: MSIQKIVAREILDSRGNPTVEVDLHTGKGRFRAAVPSGASTGIHEALELRDGDKSRYLGKGVLKVVEHINKTLGPALVEKKISVVEQEKIDKLMIDMDGTENKSKFGANAILGVSLAVCKAGAAEKGVPLYRHIADLAGNADLILPVPAFNVINGGSHAGNKLAMQEFMVLPVGAASFREAMRIGAEVYHSLKGVIKAKYGKDATNVGDEGGFAPNILENNEALELLKAAIGQAGYPDKVVIGMDVAASEFCREGRYDLDFKSPPDPKRLITGEQLGQLYQSFIKNYPVVSIEDPFDQDDWEGWQRFLAQVDIQVVGDDLTVTNPRRIQRAAELRACNCLLLKVNQIGSVTESIQACKLAQSHGWGVMVSHRSGETEDTFIADLVVGLCTGQIKTGAPCRSERLAKYNQLMRIEEALGDKAKFAGRKFRNPRAK; this comes from the exons ATGTCCATCCAGAAGATCGTGGCCAGGGAGATCCTGGACTCCCGGGGGAACCCCACGGTGGAGGTGGACCTGCACACCGGGAAGG gGCGCTTCCGGGCGGCCGTCCCCAGTGGTGCCTCCACCGGGATCCACGAGGCCCTGGAGCTCCGTGATGGTGACAAGAGCCGGTACCTGGGCAAAg gtgTGCTGAAGGTTGTGGAGCACATCAACAAGACCCTCGGCCCAGCTCTGGTGGAGAAG AAAATCAGCGTGGTGGAGCAGGAGAAGATCGACAAGCTCATGATCGACATGGACGGCACCGAGAACAAAT CCAAATTCGGGGCGAACGCCATCCTGGGGGTGTCACTGGCCGTCTGCAAGGCCGGCGCGGCCGAGAAGGGCGTCCCACTCTACCGGCACATCGCCGACCTCGCCGGCAACGCCGACCTCATCCTGCCCGTGCCG GCCTTCAACGTGATCAACGGGGGCTCCCACGCCGGCAACAAGTTGGCCATGCAGGAGTTCATGGTGCTGCCGGTGGGCGCCGCCTCCTTCCGGGAGGCCATGCGCATCGGCGCCGAGGTCTACCACAGCCTCAAGGGCGTCATCAAGGCCAAGTACGGCAAAGACGCCACCAACGTGGGCGACGAGGGCGGCTTCGCCCCCAACATCTTGGAGAACAACGAAG CGTTGGAGCTGTTGAAGGCGGCCATCGGCCAGGCCGGGTACCCCGACAAGGTGGTGATCGGGATGGACGTGGCGGCCTCCGAGTTCTGCCGCGAGGGCCGCTACGACCTGGACTTCAAATCCCCCCCCGACCCCAAGCGCCTCATCACgggggagcagctggggcagctctACCAGAGCTTCATCAAGAACTACCCCG TGGTGTCGATCGAGGACCCCTTCGACCAGGACGACTGGGAGGGGTGGCAGCGCTTCCTGGCGCAGGTGGACATCCAGGTGGTGGGGGACGACCTCACCGTCACCAACCCCCGGCGCATCCAGCGCGCCGCCGAGCTCCGCGCCTGCAACTGCCTCCTGCTGAAGGTCAACCAGATCGGCTCCGTCACCGAGTCCATCCAGGC gtGCAAGCTGGCCCAGAGCCACGGCTGGGGGGTGATGGTCAGCCACCGCTCGGGCGAGACCGAGGACACCTTCATCGCCGACCTCGTCGTGGGGCTCTGCACCGGCCAG ATCAAGACAGGCGCCCCGTGCCGCTCCGAGCGCTTGGCCAAGTACAACCAGCTGATGAG GATCGAGGAGGCGCTGGGGGACAAGGCCAAATTCGCCGGGCGCAAGTTCAGGAACCCCCGGGCCAAGTAG
- the PFN1 gene encoding profilin-1 — MSGWAPYVETLLADGTCQDAAIVGYRDPPAVGAAAPGKTFANITAAEVSALVGKERGPLLVNGLTLGGLRCSVIRDSLLVEGEHSMDLRTKSAAGAPTFNITATITNKTIVLVMGKEGVHGGCVNKKCYEMANHLRRSQY; from the exons atgAGCGGGTGGGCGCCCTACGTGGAGACGCTGCTGGCGGACGGCACCTGCCAGGACGCTGCTATCGTGGGCTACCGCGATCCCCCCGCCGTcggggcggccgccccgggcAAGACCTTCGCTAATATCACG GCGGCGGAGGTGAGCGCGCTGGTGGGGAAGGAGCGGGGGCCGCTGCTGGTGAACGGGCTGACGCTGGGGGGGCTGCGCTGCTCCGTCATCCGCGACTCCCTGCTGGTGGAGGGCGAGCACAGCATGGACCTGCGCACCAAGAGCGCGGCCGGCGCCCCCACCTTCAACATCACCGCCACCATCACCAACAAGA cGATAGTGCTGGTGATGGGCAAGGAGGGCGTCCACGGCGGCTGCGTCAACAAGAAGTGCTACGAGATGGCCAACCACCTGCGGCGCTCCCAGTACTGA